One stretch of Pigmentiphaga aceris DNA includes these proteins:
- a CDS encoding ABC transporter substrate-binding protein, with protein sequence MTSSTQLPLSADEQEVIADLQRRSFFGISGALLAGGLLSGLPTGEANALTKALPNTEDGAQRGGTLEALVHPEPPTLAFFINTATPTRLVASKIFDGLLDYGPDLQPRGQLAERWQVAADGLSVTLNLRKNVFWHDGKPFTSEDVKFSAEQVWRKYAPTARRVFQNLTQVDTPDAHTVVLRLSKPTPVILNALDVVAAPVLPRHLYEGTDIPNNPHNNKPVGTGPFVFKEWSRGSHIALERFDKYWAPGLPYLDRLTFKVIPDVAGRATALETGAVHYGERNPVTFADADRLAKSNKLVVSTDGYNGFAATLWLIPNLRDPILGKLAVRQALVHAINRDALVRTVWGGYAAAATGPVSSQLKTFYTADTQQYPFDRKKAEALLEEAGYPKKADGWRFDLTHAFIPYGDDYRRTGEFVRQAFRAVGVNVDLKSQDLASWTKDVFADYKFQLVSSWGVNWQDPQLGLEQHYWSKAESKGTPWQNASGYASPEMDRLLEAAQVEPDIAKRAQIYQDVQRLVQKDLPLLHLFEFRWFGVWDKRLRNVTDTFNHSQSNFARVWFDAKA encoded by the coding sequence ATGACTTCTTCGACCCAGCTGCCTCTTTCCGCCGACGAGCAAGAGGTGATCGCCGACTTGCAGCGACGCAGTTTCTTCGGCATCAGCGGTGCCTTGCTGGCGGGCGGTCTGCTGTCCGGCCTGCCCACGGGCGAGGCCAATGCGCTGACCAAGGCCTTGCCCAATACCGAGGACGGCGCGCAGCGCGGCGGCACACTGGAAGCGCTGGTGCACCCGGAACCGCCCACGCTGGCCTTCTTCATCAACACCGCCACGCCGACCCGGCTGGTGGCCAGCAAGATCTTCGATGGCTTGCTGGACTACGGCCCGGATCTGCAACCGCGAGGCCAGTTGGCCGAACGCTGGCAGGTGGCGGCCGATGGCCTGAGCGTGACGCTGAACTTGCGCAAGAATGTGTTCTGGCACGACGGCAAGCCCTTCACCTCGGAAGACGTGAAATTCTCGGCCGAGCAGGTCTGGCGCAAGTACGCCCCGACTGCGCGCCGCGTGTTCCAGAACCTGACGCAAGTCGATACGCCCGACGCGCACACCGTGGTGCTGCGTCTGTCGAAACCCACCCCTGTGATCCTGAATGCGCTTGATGTGGTGGCCGCGCCGGTGTTGCCGCGCCACTTGTACGAGGGCACGGACATTCCTAACAATCCGCACAACAACAAGCCGGTCGGTACCGGGCCGTTCGTGTTCAAGGAATGGTCGCGCGGCAGCCACATTGCGCTGGAACGCTTCGACAAGTATTGGGCACCGGGCCTGCCGTACCTGGACCGCTTGACCTTCAAGGTGATCCCCGACGTGGCAGGGCGTGCCACGGCACTGGAAACCGGCGCGGTGCATTACGGTGAACGCAATCCGGTGACCTTTGCCGATGCCGATCGTCTGGCCAAGTCGAACAAGCTGGTGGTCAGCACTGACGGCTACAACGGCTTTGCGGCCACACTGTGGTTGATCCCCAATCTTCGCGATCCTATCCTGGGCAAGTTGGCGGTGCGTCAGGCACTGGTGCACGCCATCAACCGCGACGCGCTGGTCCGTACGGTGTGGGGCGGTTATGCCGCTGCCGCCACCGGCCCGGTGTCCTCGCAGTTGAAGACCTTCTACACCGCCGACACCCAGCAATATCCTTTCGATCGCAAGAAGGCCGAGGCCTTGCTTGAAGAGGCGGGTTACCCCAAGAAAGCCGATGGCTGGCGTTTCGACCTGACCCACGCCTTCATTCCGTATGGCGACGATTACCGTCGTACTGGTGAATTCGTGCGTCAGGCCTTCCGCGCGGTGGGCGTCAATGTCGACCTCAAGTCGCAAGACCTGGCCAGCTGGACCAAGGATGTGTTCGCTGACTACAAGTTCCAGCTGGTCAGTTCCTGGGGCGTGAACTGGCAAGACCCGCAACTGGGCCTGGAGCAACACTACTGGTCCAAGGCCGAATCCAAAGGCACGCCCTGGCAGAACGCCTCGGGCTACGCCAGCCCCGAGATGGATCGTCTGCTGGAAGCGGCACAGGTCGAACCCGACATCGCCAAGCGCGCGCAGATCTATCAGGACGTGCAGCGCTTGGTGCAGAAAGACCTGCCCCTGTTGCACCTGTTCGAGTTCCGCTGGTTCGGCGTGTGGGACAAGCGCCTGCGCAACGTGACCGACACCTTCAACCACAGCCAGAGCAACTTTGCCCGGGTGTGGTTCGACGCGAAGGCGTAA
- a CDS encoding ABC transporter ATP-binding protein, with protein sequence MAGSATQTFAAQTVVSGSQAASAEALLDVRGLRVRFPGQVAVDGLDLRVQAGQTVALVGESGCGKSTTALSIMRLLPQQARIDGRILLDGEDVLALSPKQLAAMRGNRVSMIFQEPMSSLNPLLSIGQQVAEAITLHQPLSAREARQRAIDLLDLVQLPAASRRFDDYPHHLSGGQRQRVMIAMAVACRPRLLIADEPTTALDVTVQAQILALIDSLRRELGMAVLLITHDLGVVAQWADRVAVMHGGRKLEEGDAARVFAAPASPYTRGLLGASLHFSRDDQTHDSNTRLPEIRLDAKGEFVLVRPTPRVAAGQNVSSAKPAAPVSPLLAVQDLHVHYASAHGNLHAVRGVSFDIAPGETLGLVGESGCGKSSLSRAIMRLTAAQRGSVTLAGQDLLALSARALLPWRKHMQMIFQDPYGSLNPRHRVDDILGYALEIHGVRDRAERTRRVSAILDDVGLPTTAARRYAHEFSGGQRQRIGIARALVLRPELVICDEPVSALDVSVQAQILNLLMDLKNVYGLSYLFISHDLAVVRYLADRVMVMHDGQIVEFGNRQTIWQAPQHAYTRSLIAAVPGAHDRGQRQGPGHASAQALAQPHLPTHAQPHAHAQPETQAGAGTRKWAA encoded by the coding sequence ATGGCGGGTAGCGCAACACAGACGTTTGCAGCACAGACAGTGGTGTCGGGCAGCCAAGCGGCATCTGCCGAGGCGCTGCTTGATGTGCGCGGCCTGCGTGTGCGTTTTCCGGGGCAGGTGGCGGTCGACGGGCTGGACTTGCGGGTGCAGGCCGGCCAAACCGTGGCGCTGGTAGGTGAGTCGGGCTGCGGCAAGTCCACCACGGCGCTGTCGATCATGCGGCTGTTGCCGCAGCAGGCACGCATCGACGGGCGCATTCTGCTGGACGGTGAAGACGTGTTGGCGCTGTCGCCCAAGCAATTGGCGGCCATGCGCGGCAATCGGGTGTCGATGATTTTTCAGGAGCCGATGAGTTCCCTGAACCCCTTGCTGAGCATTGGTCAGCAGGTGGCCGAAGCCATCACGCTGCACCAGCCGCTTTCCGCGCGCGAGGCACGCCAACGCGCAATCGACCTGCTGGACTTGGTGCAGCTGCCTGCAGCGTCGCGTCGTTTCGATGACTATCCCCATCACTTGTCGGGCGGCCAACGTCAGCGCGTGATGATCGCCATGGCGGTTGCCTGCCGCCCGCGTCTGTTGATTGCCGACGAGCCCACCACCGCGCTGGACGTGACGGTGCAGGCGCAGATTCTGGCGCTGATCGATTCCTTGCGCCGCGAACTGGGCATGGCCGTGCTGTTGATCACCCACGATCTTGGCGTGGTGGCGCAATGGGCCGACCGGGTAGCGGTGATGCATGGCGGGCGCAAGCTGGAAGAGGGCGATGCTGCGCGTGTGTTTGCCGCGCCGGCCAGCCCCTACACCCGGGGGCTGCTGGGCGCATCCTTGCACTTCTCGCGCGATGATCAAACTCACGACAGCAATACACGCTTGCCTGAGATCCGATTGGATGCCAAGGGGGAGTTTGTATTGGTGCGGCCGACGCCGCGTGTGGCGGCTGGGCAGAATGTGTCATCCGCAAAGCCTGCGGCACCCGTGTCGCCGCTGCTTGCCGTCCAAGACCTGCACGTGCACTACGCCAGTGCTCACGGCAACCTGCATGCCGTCCGTGGGGTGTCCTTCGATATCGCACCTGGCGAAACGCTTGGTTTGGTGGGCGAATCGGGCTGCGGAAAGTCCAGCCTGTCACGCGCCATCATGCGCCTGACGGCCGCTCAGCGCGGCAGCGTGACGCTGGCCGGCCAGGACTTGCTGGCGCTGTCTGCGCGTGCCTTGCTGCCTTGGCGCAAGCACATGCAGATGATTTTCCAAGACCCTTATGGCTCGCTCAATCCCCGGCACCGGGTAGACGACATCCTGGGTTATGCGCTGGAGATTCACGGCGTGCGTGACCGCGCCGAGCGCACGCGCCGCGTGTCCGCAATTCTTGATGATGTAGGCCTGCCCACAACGGCAGCGCGTCGATATGCACACGAGTTTTCTGGTGGTCAGCGTCAACGCATCGGCATTGCCCGCGCGCTGGTGCTGCGTCCGGAACTGGTGATCTGCGACGAGCCGGTGTCGGCATTGGATGTGTCGGTGCAGGCGCAGATTCTGAATCTGCTGATGGACTTGAAGAACGTCTACGGCCTGTCTTATCTGTTCATCTCGCACGACCTGGCAGTGGTGCGTTATCTGGCCGACCGGGTGATGGTGATGCATGACGGCCAGATCGTTGAATTCGGCAACCGCCAGACGATCTGGCAGGCCCCGCAACATGCATACACCCGCAGCCTGATCGCGGCTGTGCCGGGCGCGCATGACCGTGGGCAGCGGCAGGGGCCTGGACACGCTTCGGCGCAAGCCCTTGCGCAACCCCACTTGCCAACGCATGCCCAGCCCCACGCGCATGCCCAGCCTGAAACACAAGCCGGGGCAGGCACCCGCAAGTGGGCGGCTTGA
- the lpxO gene encoding lipid A hydroxylase LpxO has translation MTFVKWALVVIYLSSIAYVHFRGRVRFGFLRQLFNHSAVLAPVNVLMYLTSKVPATPYIDARHVPALKVLDDNWHIIRDEAVALAQAQQIRAAANNDDAGFNSFFKTGWKRFYLKWYEAQHPSALAMCPRTVEILRGIPEVKAAMFAELPPGGKLNAHRDPYAGSLRYHLGLVTPNDDRCNIVVDGQVYSWRDGKSVVFDETFIHSAENTSDANRIILFCDIERPLRYRWAEVFNGWFGRKVMTAASSPNETGDQTGGINKVFYVFSVIGKYRRRLKAWNKTVYKVIKFSLMVGLAALIIFG, from the coding sequence GTGACTTTCGTAAAATGGGCCCTTGTGGTCATCTATTTGTCGTCGATCGCCTACGTTCACTTCCGTGGACGGGTCCGGTTCGGCTTTCTTCGGCAGCTGTTCAATCATTCCGCGGTGCTGGCACCCGTCAACGTACTGATGTACCTGACGTCGAAAGTGCCCGCCACGCCGTATATCGACGCCCGGCACGTGCCCGCGCTGAAGGTGCTGGACGACAACTGGCACATCATCCGCGACGAAGCGGTGGCGCTGGCGCAAGCCCAGCAGATCCGTGCTGCCGCCAACAATGACGACGCGGGTTTCAATTCCTTCTTCAAGACCGGCTGGAAGCGTTTCTACCTGAAATGGTACGAAGCCCAGCACCCGTCTGCGCTGGCGATGTGCCCGCGTACCGTGGAAATTCTGCGCGGCATCCCGGAAGTGAAGGCGGCGATGTTTGCCGAGCTGCCCCCGGGCGGCAAGCTCAATGCCCACCGTGATCCGTATGCCGGTTCGCTGCGTTATCACCTGGGGTTGGTCACGCCGAACGACGACCGCTGCAACATCGTGGTCGATGGTCAGGTCTACAGCTGGCGTGATGGCAAAAGCGTGGTGTTCGACGAGACCTTCATCCACTCGGCCGAAAACACCAGCGATGCCAACCGCATCATTCTGTTCTGCGACATTGAACGCCCGCTGCGTTATCGCTGGGCTGAAGTGTTCAACGGCTGGTTCGGTCGCAAGGTGATGACGGCTGCCAGCTCGCCCAACGAGACGGGCGACCAGACCGGTGGCATCAACAAGGTGTTCTATGTGTTCTCGGTGATCGGCAAGTACCGTCGTCGCCTGAAGGCCTGGAACAAGACCGTGTACAAGGTGATCAAGTTCAGCCTGATGGTGGGCTTGGCTGCGCTGATTATCTTTGGTTGA
- a CDS encoding quinone oxidoreductase family protein encodes MPKAIQIDQHGGPEVLKFVDVDVAAPGPDEVRIRQHAIGLNYIDTYYRTGLYPSPLPHGLGFEGAGVVEEVGASVKRLKVGDRVAYGQSPLGAYAEVRNVPAHQLVKLPSWISFEQAAASMLKGLTTQYLFRQTYRLQGDETILFHAAAGGVGLFACQWARALGVKLIGTVSSPEKAKLAREHGAWETIDYSHENVAERVLELTGGKKVPVVYDGVGKDTWEASLDSVQARGLVVSFGNASGPVTGVNLGILAQKGSIYVTRPTLGTHVATAEKLQAAADELFGLIKSKDIVVQIDQRFPLSQAAEAHRALESRKTTGSTIFTLD; translated from the coding sequence ATGCCCAAGGCAATCCAGATCGATCAACACGGTGGACCTGAAGTCTTGAAGTTTGTCGACGTGGACGTGGCTGCGCCCGGCCCAGACGAAGTCCGTATCCGCCAGCACGCGATCGGTCTGAACTACATCGATACCTACTATCGCACTGGCCTGTATCCCAGCCCGCTGCCGCATGGCCTGGGTTTTGAAGGTGCTGGCGTGGTTGAAGAAGTGGGCGCAAGCGTGAAGCGCCTGAAAGTGGGCGACCGCGTGGCCTATGGCCAAAGCCCGCTGGGTGCCTACGCCGAAGTGCGCAACGTGCCCGCACACCAATTGGTCAAGCTGCCTTCGTGGATCAGCTTCGAACAAGCTGCTGCGTCGATGCTGAAAGGCCTGACGACGCAGTACCTGTTCCGTCAGACTTATCGTCTGCAAGGTGACGAGACCATTCTGTTCCACGCTGCTGCAGGTGGCGTTGGCTTGTTTGCATGCCAATGGGCACGCGCGCTGGGCGTGAAGTTGATCGGTACGGTGTCCAGCCCCGAAAAGGCAAAGCTGGCTCGTGAGCACGGCGCATGGGAAACCATCGACTACAGCCACGAAAATGTGGCCGAGCGCGTGCTGGAACTCACCGGTGGCAAGAAAGTGCCGGTGGTCTACGACGGTGTGGGCAAAGACACCTGGGAAGCTTCGCTGGATTCCGTGCAGGCACGTGGCCTGGTGGTCAGCTTCGGCAATGCGTCTGGCCCGGTGACGGGCGTGAACCTGGGCATCCTGGCGCAGAAGGGCTCGATCTATGTCACGCGTCCCACGCTTGGCACCCATGTGGCCACGGCTGAGAAGCTGCAAGCGGCTGCAGACGAACTGTTCGGGCTGATCAAGTCCAAGGACATCGTGGTGCAGATCGACCAGCGCTTCCCCTTGTCGCAGGCTGCCGAGGCGCACAGAGCCCTGGAAAGCCGCAAGACCACGGGTTCCACGATTTTCACGCTGGACTGA
- a CDS encoding DMT family transporter: MSSPASPPTSSPAAPPVQAGSRRNLIIGMSLAALGAILFSGKAIVAKLTYRYGVDAVTLIAFRMIFSFPFFLLIAYAERQRAKKRNALLSRRDGARIIVLGLLGYYLASFLDFLGLEYISAGLERLILFLTPTIVVLITVLVLRRPVTKRELLALGVSYGGILLVFVHDASLGGGAVVLGSLLVLASAVSYSCYLILSGELLARVGATRLVAYAMCVSSVACVIQYLLVHPAAKLFQQPPEVYGYSLLNAVLCTVAPVFATMWAVQRIGPPSASQMGMVGPVSTLFLGAWLLDEPITSWQLSGMSLVLVGIFILSRKKV, from the coding sequence ATGTCTTCTCCTGCCTCCCCACCTACCTCATCCCCTGCCGCTCCCCCCGTACAAGCTGGGTCCCGGCGCAATCTGATCATCGGCATGAGCCTGGCCGCGCTGGGGGCGATCCTGTTCTCGGGCAAGGCTATCGTGGCCAAGCTGACGTATCGCTACGGCGTCGACGCGGTCACGCTGATCGCGTTCCGGATGATTTTCTCGTTTCCGTTCTTCCTGCTGATCGCCTATGCAGAGCGTCAGCGGGCGAAGAAACGCAACGCGCTGCTCAGCCGCAGAGATGGGGCGCGCATCATCGTGCTGGGCCTGCTGGGCTATTACCTGGCGAGTTTTCTGGACTTCCTGGGCCTGGAATACATCAGCGCCGGCCTGGAACGCCTGATTCTGTTCCTGACGCCCACCATCGTGGTGCTGATCACTGTGCTGGTGCTGCGGCGGCCGGTCACGAAGCGCGAATTGCTGGCGCTGGGCGTGTCCTATGGCGGCATCTTGCTGGTGTTCGTGCACGACGCCTCGCTGGGTGGGGGCGCAGTGGTGCTGGGGTCTTTGCTGGTGCTGGCATCGGCGGTCAGCTATTCCTGCTATCTGATCCTGTCGGGTGAATTGCTGGCCCGCGTAGGCGCCACCCGGTTGGTGGCCTATGCGATGTGTGTATCGAGCGTGGCCTGTGTGATCCAGTACCTGCTGGTCCATCCCGCCGCAAAATTGTTCCAGCAACCCCCCGAGGTGTATGGGTATTCCTTGTTGAACGCGGTGCTGTGCACGGTGGCGCCGGTGTTCGCGACCATGTGGGCTGTTCAGCGCATCGGTCCGCCCAGCGCTTCGCAGATGGGCATGGTGGGGCCGGTGTCCACGCTGTTCCTGGGGGCATGGCTGCTTGATGAGCCGATTACCAGCTGGCAGTTGTCCGGCATGTCATTGGTGCTGGTCGGTATCTTCATCCTGAGTCGAAAAAAGGTGTGA
- a CDS encoding BMP family protein codes for MTTRRTLLSAGAALIALSTGLSLPAFAQEKIKVAAIYTVPVEQQWVSRIHKALDAAKARGEIDYVFSENVTNADYERVMRQYAEQGNKFIVGEAFAVEAAARKVAKDYPKTAFLLGSSGKPQAPNFAVFDNYIQEPAYLSGMIAGGMSKTNKIGLVGGYPIPEVNRLMHAFMAGAKETNPKAEFTVSFIGSWFDPPKAKEASFAMIDKGVDVLYAERFGVSDAAKERGKLAIGNVVNTQPQYPETVVASALWSMEPTINEALKAIKAGTFKEADYGVYSTMKHKGSELAPLGTFESKVPADLIAKVKAREQEIRDGKLVVVVNDKEPKSTAR; via the coding sequence ATGACCACTCGCCGCACTCTGCTGTCGGCTGGCGCCGCGCTGATCGCGCTGTCCACCGGCCTGTCGCTGCCCGCATTCGCGCAGGAAAAAATCAAGGTCGCCGCCATCTACACGGTGCCCGTTGAACAGCAGTGGGTCAGCCGCATCCACAAGGCACTCGACGCAGCCAAGGCGCGCGGCGAGATCGACTACGTGTTCTCGGAAAACGTCACCAACGCCGACTACGAGCGCGTCATGCGCCAGTACGCCGAGCAAGGCAACAAGTTCATCGTGGGCGAAGCCTTCGCGGTGGAAGCTGCTGCCCGCAAGGTTGCCAAGGACTACCCGAAGACCGCCTTCCTGCTGGGTTCCTCGGGCAAGCCCCAGGCCCCCAACTTCGCGGTCTTCGACAACTACATCCAGGAACCGGCCTACTTGAGCGGCATGATCGCCGGTGGCATGAGCAAGACCAACAAGATCGGTCTGGTTGGCGGCTACCCCATCCCTGAAGTCAACCGCCTGATGCACGCCTTCATGGCCGGTGCCAAGGAAACCAACCCGAAGGCCGAATTCACGGTCAGCTTCATCGGTTCGTGGTTCGATCCCCCGAAGGCCAAGGAAGCGTCGTTCGCCATGATCGACAAGGGCGTGGACGTGCTGTATGCCGAGCGCTTCGGTGTGTCCGACGCCGCCAAGGAACGCGGCAAGCTGGCCATCGGCAATGTCGTGAACACCCAGCCGCAGTACCCGGAAACCGTGGTGGCCTCGGCACTGTGGAGCATGGAACCCACGATCAACGAAGCGCTGAAGGCCATCAAGGCAGGCACCTTCAAGGAAGCCGACTACGGCGTCTACTCGACCATGAAGCACAAGGGGTCGGAACTGGCACCGCTGGGTACCTTCGAGTCCAAGGTTCCGGCTGACCTGATCGCCAAGGTCAAGGCACGTGAACAGGAAATCCGTGA